From Suncus etruscus isolate mSunEtr1 chromosome 6, mSunEtr1.pri.cur, whole genome shotgun sequence, one genomic window encodes:
- the EPHA10 gene encoding ephrin type-A receptor 10, producing the protein METGAGSYPLRLFACLLPLCLALFLGPGRPGTAEEVVLLDSKASQAELGWTALPSNGWEEISGVDEHDRPIRTYQVCNVLEPNQDNWLQTGWISRGHGQRIFVELQFTLRDCSSIPGAAGTCKETFNVYYLESEVDLGRGRLRPGSSRPRKIDTIAADESFTQGDLGQRKMKLNTEVREIGPLSHRGFHLAFQDVGACVALVSVRVYYKQCRATVRGLAVFPATAAESAFSTLVEVTGTCVAHSEGEPGSPPRMHCGADGEWLVPVGRCSCSAGFQERGNTCEACPPGFYKVSSRWPLCSPCPEHSRAPESASTFCVCQDSYLRSPTEPPWASCTRPPSAPRDLQYSLSRSPLALQLRWLPPADSGGRSDVTYSLLCLRCGREGPAGACEPCGPRVAFLPRQAGLREGAATLLHLRPGARYTVRVAALNGVSGPAAAAGATYAQVTVSTGPGAHWEDGEIRRDRVEPQTVSLSWREPVPAGSVGTNGTEYEIRYYEKGQSEQTYSTVKTGAPAVTVTNLKPATRYVFHIRAASPGPSWETQSFNPSIEVQTPGEAASGTRDQNPAVVVTVVTISALLVLGSVMSVLAIWRRPCSYGKGGRDAHDEEELYFHFKVPTRRTFLDPLSCGDPLQAVHLFAKELDAKSVTLEKSLGAGRFGELCSGCLQLPGRQELPVAVHTLRDGSSDAQRLSFLAEALTLGQFDHSHVVRLEGVITRGSTLMIVTEYMSHGALDGFLRRHEGQLMATQLLGLLPGLASAMKYLSEMGYVHRGLAARRVLLGGGLVCKISGFGRGPRDRAEAVYTTMSGRSPALWAAPETLQFGHFSSASDVWSFGVVMWEVMASGERPYWDMSGQDVIKAVEDGFRLPPPRNCPAPLHRLMLDCWQKDPSERPRFSQIHSILSKMVQDPERPKGATTSSPRPPTPLADRAFSAFPSFGSVGAWLEALDLGRYKDSFPAAGFGSLEAVAAMTAQDLLNLGISSAEHREALLSGISALRTRVLQLQGQGVQV; encoded by the exons ATGGAGACCGGCGCCGGCTCCTATCCGCTGCGCCTGTTCGCCTGCCTGTTGCCCCTCTGTTTAGCGCTGTTTTTGGGACCTGGAAGACCTGGGACCGCAGAGGAAG TTGTCCTCCTGGATTCCAAAGCCTCCCAGGCTGAGCTGGGCTGGACGGCACTGCCGAGTAATGGC TGGGAGGAGATCAGTGGTGTGGATGAGCACGACCGTCCCATCCGCACCTATCAGGTGTGCAACGTACTGGAACCCAACCAGGATAACTGGCTGCAGACGGGCTGGATCAGCCGTGGCCATGGGCAGCGCATCTTCGTGGAGCTGCAGTTCACGCTCAGAGACTGCAGCAGCATCCCTGGTGCTGCAGGCACCTGCAAGGAAACCTTCAACGTCTACTACCTGGAGTCTGAGGTTGACCTAGGTCGTGGGCGTCTGCGTCCAGGCAGCAGCAGGCCCCGAAAGATTGACACGATCGCAGCCGATGAAAGTTTCACTCAGGGCGACCTGGGACAACGCAAGATGAAGCTGAACACTGAGGTGCGCGAGATCGGCCCGCTCAGCCACCGGGGTTTCCACCTGGCTTTCCAGGACGTGGGCGCCTGTGTAGCGCTGGTTTCGGTGCGCGTCTATTACAAGCAGTGCCGGGCCACTGTGCGCGGCCTGGCAGTCTTCCCAGCCACAGCTGCCGAGAGCGCCTTCTCCACTCTGGTGGAAGTGACCGGAACGTGTGTGGCACACTCAGAAGGGGAACCCGGCAGCCCCCCGCGCATGCACTGCGGGGCAGACGGCGAGTGGCTAGTGCCCGTGGGCCGCTGCAGCTGCAGTGCGGGATTCCAGGAACGTGGAAACACCTGTGAAG CCTGTCCTCCAGGGTTTTACAAGGTGTCCTCGAGATGGCCCCTCTGCTCACCGTGCCCAGAACACAGCCGCGCCCCGGAAAGCGCCTCCACGTTCTGCGTGTGCCAAGACAGCTACTTGCGCTCACCCACGGAGCCGCCCTGGGCCTCCTGCACCA GGCCACCGTCGGCGCCCAGGGACCTGCAGTACAGCCTCAGCCGCTCCCCGCTGGCGCTCCAGCTGCGCTGGCTGCCCCCCGCCGACTCGGGCGGCCGCTCGGACGTCACCTACTCGCTGCTGTGCCTGCGCTGCGGCCGCGAGGGCCCGGCGGGCGCGTGCGAGCCGTGCGGGCCGCGCGTGGCCTTCTTGCCGCGCCAGGCCGGGCTGCGGGAAGGAGCCGCCACGCTGCTGCACCTGCGGCCCGGGGCGCGCTACACGGTGCGCGTGGCGGCGCTCAACGGCGTCTCGGGCCCGGCGGCCGCCGCGGGAGCCACTTACGCGCAGGTCACCGTCTCCACCGGGCCCGGGG CACACTGGGAGGATGGTGAGATCCGAAGGGACCGAGTGGAACCCCAGACTGTGTCCCTGTCCTGGCGGGAGCCGGTTCCTGCTGGATCCGTGGGGACCAATGGCACCGAATATGAGATCCGATACTATGAAAAG GGTCAGAGCGAGCAGACCTACTCCACGGTGAAAACAGGCGCACCAGCAGTCACTGTTACCAACCTGAAGCCGGCCACCCGCTACGTCTTTCACATCCGGGCAGCTTCCCCAGGGCCCTCGTGGGAGACACAGAGTTTCAACCCCAGCATTGAAGTGCAGACCCCTGGGGAGG CTGCCTCAGGCACCAGGGACCAAAATCCCGCAGTGGTGGTCACCGTGGTTACCATCTCTGCCCTTCTTGTCCTGGGCTCCGTGATGAGTGTGCTGGCCATCTGGAGGAG GCCCTGCAGCTATGGCAAAGGAGGCCGGGATGCCCACGATGAGGAGGAGCTGTACTTCCACT TCAAAGTTCCCACACGTCGCACATTCCTGGACCCCCTAAGCTGTGGCGACCCGCTGCAGGCGGTCCATCTCTTTGCCAAGGAGCTGGATGCGAAAAGTGTCACTCTGGAGAAAAGTCTGGGAGCAG GGCGGTTTGGGGAGCTGTGCAGTGGCTGCCTGCAGCTGCCGGGCCGCCAGGAGCTTCCAGTGGCCGTGCATACGCTGAGGGATGGAAGCTCAGATGCACAGAGGCTCAGCTTCCTGGCTGAGGCCCTGACGCTGGGCCAGTTTGACCACAGCCACGTGGTGCGGCTGGAGGGTGTCATCACCCGAG GAAGCACTTTGATGATTGTCACTGAGTACATGAGCCACGGAGCCCTGGATGGCTTCCTTAGG CGCCACGAGGGCCAGTTGATGGCCACACAACTGTTGGGCCTATTGCCTGGGCTGGCATCTGCCATGAAGTACCTGTCAGAGATGGGCTACGTGCACCGGGGCCTGGCGGCCCGCCGCGTGCTACTGGGCGGTGGCCTTGTCTGCAAGATCTCGGGCTTCGGGCGGGGTCCCCGTGACCGAGCAGAGGCTGTCTACACCACCATG AGTGGCCGGAGCCCAGCGCTGTGGGCTGCCCCTGAGACGCTGCAGTTTGGCCACTTCAGCTCAGCTAGTGACGTGTGGAGCTTCGGCGTGGTCATGTGGGAGGTGATGGCTTCTGGGGAGCGACCCTACTGGGACATGTCTGGCCAAGAC GTGATCAAGGCTGTGGAGGATGGCTTCCGGCTGCCACCCCCCAGGAATTGCCCCGCCCCCCTGCACCGCCTGATGCTTGACTGCTGGCAGAAGGACCCAAGTGAGCGGCCCCGGTTCTCCCAGATCCACAGCATCCTGAGCAAGATGGTGCAGGACCCAGAACGCCCGAAGGGGGCCACCACTTCAAGTCCAAG gcctCCCACCCCGCTGGCCGACCGTGCCTTCTCTGCTTTCCCCTCCTTTGGCTCTGTGGGTGCATGGCTGGAGGCCTTGGACCTGGGTCGCTACAAAGACAGCTTCCCAGCAGCCGGCTTCGGGAGCCTGGAGGCTGTGGCCGCCATGACAGCCCA GGACCTGCTGAACCTGGGCATCTCATCAGCTGAGCATCGTGAGGCGCTTCTCAGCGGGATCAGTGCCCTGCGGACACGAGTGCTCCAGCTGCAAGGTCAGGGGGTGCAGGTGTGA